One genomic region from Clostridium saccharobutylicum DSM 13864 encodes:
- a CDS encoding aminotransferase class V-fold PLP-dependent enzyme: MIYLDNAATSFPKPSEVYEEVLKCMKNYAANPGRGSYEIAVKAASKIMETREEICNLFNIASLFNLIFTSNATEALNIGIKGILEKGDHVISTVIEHNSVLRPLHSLSEKGVDVTLISSDKAGYVSIKDIKDEIKKNTKMIIISHISNVLGSIQDIKNIGNLSKSNGIIFMVDASQSAGIIPIDVEREHIDLLAFSGHKGLLGPQGTGCLFIREGIKLKNFKEGGTGSNSHFMIQPDFLPDKFESGTLNTPGIAGLGEGVKFIKRIGIDSIQKYEEELTSYLLEEIKRLSYIKIYGSYSGNKRGPVVSFNIEGVDASIVGEELDKEGIAVRTGYHCAALIHDVIGTEYAGTVRVSPGYFNTFDDIEKLIVAIMRIYKVR; the protein is encoded by the coding sequence ATGATTTACTTAGATAATGCAGCAACATCATTTCCAAAACCATCAGAAGTTTATGAAGAAGTACTAAAATGTATGAAAAACTATGCTGCTAATCCCGGAAGAGGTTCTTATGAAATAGCTGTAAAGGCAGCTTCGAAAATTATGGAAACAAGAGAGGAGATATGCAATTTATTTAATATTGCAAGTCTTTTTAATTTGATTTTTACAAGTAATGCGACAGAAGCTTTGAATATAGGGATTAAAGGAATTTTAGAAAAAGGAGATCACGTTATTAGTACAGTGATTGAACATAATTCTGTTTTAAGACCATTGCATTCGCTAAGTGAAAAAGGCGTTGACGTCACTTTAATAAGTTCAGATAAAGCTGGATATGTTAGTATTAAGGATATTAAGGATGAGATTAAGAAAAATACAAAAATGATTATTATAAGTCATATATCTAATGTGCTAGGAAGCATTCAAGATATTAAAAATATAGGAAACCTTTCAAAATCAAATGGGATTATATTTATGGTTGATGCATCGCAAAGTGCTGGGATTATTCCAATTGATGTAGAAAGGGAGCATATTGACTTGTTGGCGTTTTCAGGACATAAAGGATTGCTAGGACCACAAGGGACAGGATGTTTATTTATACGAGAAGGTATAAAATTAAAGAATTTTAAGGAAGGCGGAACAGGGAGTAACTCTCATTTTATGATCCAACCAGATTTTTTGCCAGACAAATTTGAAAGTGGAACTCTGAATACACCAGGGATTGCAGGTCTTGGAGAAGGTGTTAAATTTATTAAAAGAATTGGAATAGACAGCATACAAAAATATGAAGAAGAATTAACATCATACTTATTAGAAGAAATAAAAAGACTCTCTTATATAAAAATATACGGAAGTTATTCTGGAAATAAAAGAGGACCAGTAGTTTCATTTAATATAGAAGGAGTAGATGCTTCTATTGTTGGTGAAGAATTAGATAAAGAAGGAATAGCAGTACGAACAGGATATCATTGTGCAGCATTAATACATGACGTGATTGGGACAGAATATGCTGGTACAGTAAGAGTGAGCCCAGGATATTTTAATACATTTGATGATATAGAAAAGTTAATAGTAGCAATAATGAGGATATATAAAGTAAGATAA
- a CDS encoding InlB B-repeat-containing protein has protein sequence MKYIYLKRIIASCIISSTLLVMAPLGASAAWIGSYNEGWYYTEGYTYATGWRYINGTWYFFDDTGLMKTGWISSNGLWYYADLSGAMQKGVIQIEGKIYLFTDSGAMETGSAMINTKLYNFNEKGVCTSGEAPMPSRAFDYYGVDVRPYVPSQIVNSSDTKMNNDLPSDDANTVKTYKIQFKDDDGTSLKTKNVEEDKKVTLYEPTKSGYDFVEWNTKKNGDGTSYQYDDQITVKKDLTLYAQWNESTNTDTNNTSSDQNIPVTSIKVVSVGSKTTITLNSTLQMTRTVLPSNATTQNVTWSVEDGTGSATISSTGRLTPSKLGTVIVKATATDGSNVYGEIQITIVD, from the coding sequence ATGAAGTATATATATTTAAAAAGAATAATTGCAAGTTGTATTATTTCTTCAACTCTACTTGTAATGGCTCCTTTGGGAGCTTCTGCAGCATGGATCGGAAGTTATAATGAAGGTTGGTATTATACAGAAGGTTATACTTATGCTACAGGATGGAGATATATAAATGGAACATGGTATTTCTTTGATGATACAGGACTTATGAAAACTGGATGGATTAGCAGCAATGGTTTATGGTATTATGCAGATTTAAGCGGGGCTATGCAAAAAGGAGTAATACAAATAGAGGGTAAAATTTATTTGTTTACAGATAGTGGGGCAATGGAGACAGGCTCAGCTATGATAAATACAAAGTTATATAATTTTAATGAAAAAGGAGTTTGCACATCAGGGGAAGCTCCAATGCCTAGTAGGGCATTTGATTACTATGGTGTTGATGTACGACCATATGTGCCAAGTCAAATTGTAAATAGTTCGGATACAAAAATGAATAATGATCTTCCATCGGATGATGCAAATACAGTTAAGACATATAAAATTCAATTCAAGGATGACGATGGAACGTCTCTTAAAACAAAGAATGTTGAAGAAGATAAAAAGGTAACATTGTATGAACCAACAAAGAGTGGATATGATTTTGTAGAATGGAACACTAAGAAGAATGGCGATGGCACAAGTTATCAATATGATGATCAGATAACAGTCAAAAAAGATCTTACATTATATGCACAATGGAATGAGTCTACCAATACTGATACAAATAATACAAGCAGTGATCAAAACATTCCAGTAACAAGCATAAAGGTTGTGTCTGTAGGTAGTAAAACAACAATTACATTAAATAGTACATTACAAATGACAAGGACTGTATTGCCAAGCAATGCCACTACTCAAAATGTAACATGGTCAGTTGAAGATGGAACTGGGTCAGCAACAATAAGCTCAACAGGAAGATTGACTCCAAGCAAATTAGGTACAGTTATTGTAAAAGCAACTGCAACTGATGGTTCAAATGTATATGGTGAAATTCAAATAACAATAGTAGATTAA
- a CDS encoding DNRLRE domain-containing protein codes for MENSIKINCNDATYVCKFHSNTNFSKNNSLLVGGFTNKLSSFNLYRSILNFHIPDLKSDSIKEAYLFLFLEDIKYIHNGPENLILLGNSENIDIPNANWTNFPNNNFTKPVILSMPNTYVGSYLKVDVTSIIKSLVKFNMNYNIILTPPNKNSNAIFKLASSMSYTPPYLNIVTYAEDNIEFSEASEITENIEAIENDTYENTSENVTKNINDKSSVLDENQSDILPSIKNELINILLKKNIALNQSLINYITNEFNKQTSVLASIRSTINDADNFITIKKALDSHTNNLNNQNLILDFIKDKVNNNKSFVVTEDLLNKIVSTLNEQDSTLALIKDNQDSVATQNMLTSISDNLNEKISTLDENQSNILSYIKNDLINNLSEDNNTLNQNLIDDITNKFSDQASLLTSIENKISNYTIVDDLYKKHISLTQNLLQYLTSKFNDQTSILTSIEDEINNPKFINDLSQKHITLNQDLIDYINTKFNDQIPILTSIKDEVSNNESCIKIQNTLDSLSNNLESQSSILDSIKNKVNNNEAYSIAEDLLNKIVNTLTDQESSLTYIKDKVNSDEEFTNIKTILGSFSNNLENQSSILDCIKDKVNNNIPESLSEKLDTQNLKLDSYNDSFNDITKIFSDKLNSIDNKMDSIDNNLIDFKKDNTNNFDSYISPVSNDISELKNAISPLTENINMLKSNIDTLTNAINSKNNTIDENDKINSTNFNSINSQLSELSTNLKTLTETINSIANELLN; via the coding sequence TTGGAAAATTCAATAAAAATTAATTGTAACGATGCAACTTATGTTTGCAAATTTCATTCAAATACAAACTTTTCTAAAAATAATTCATTACTAGTTGGTGGTTTTACTAATAAATTATCAAGTTTTAACTTATATAGATCTATACTAAACTTCCATATACCTGATTTAAAATCTGATTCTATTAAAGAAGCATATTTATTTTTATTTCTTGAAGATATTAAATATATTCATAACGGTCCTGAAAATTTAATACTTTTGGGCAATTCCGAAAATATTGATATACCTAATGCTAACTGGACTAATTTTCCAAACAATAATTTTACAAAACCAGTAATCCTAAGTATGCCTAATACTTATGTAGGATCTTATTTAAAAGTTGATGTAACTTCTATAATAAAATCCTTAGTGAAATTTAATATGAATTACAATATAATTTTGACTCCTCCAAATAAAAACTCAAATGCTATATTTAAATTAGCTTCATCCATGTCTTATACCCCACCTTATTTAAATATAGTGACCTATGCTGAAGATAATATAGAATTTTCTGAAGCTTCTGAGATAACAGAAAATATTGAAGCTATCGAAAATGATACTTATGAAAATACATCTGAAAATGTTACTAAAAATATTAATGATAAAAGTTCTGTTTTAGATGAAAATCAATCAGATATTTTACCTTCTATAAAAAATGAGCTTATTAATATTCTATTGAAAAAAAATATTGCCTTAAATCAAAGCTTAATTAACTATATTACTAACGAATTTAATAAGCAAACTTCTGTTTTAGCTTCTATTAGAAGTACAATAAATGATGCAGACAATTTTATTACCATTAAAAAAGCTCTTGACTCTCATACTAATAATTTAAATAATCAAAATTTAATTCTAGATTTTATTAAAGATAAAGTTAATAATAATAAATCTTTTGTTGTTACTGAAGATTTGCTTAATAAAATTGTAAGTACATTGAATGAACAAGATTCTACTCTAGCTCTCATTAAGGATAACCAAGATTCTGTTGCTACTCAAAATATGTTAACTTCTATTTCTGATAATCTTAACGAGAAAATTTCTACTTTAGACGAAAATCAATCGAATATATTATCTTATATAAAAAATGATCTAATTAATAATTTATCTGAGGACAATAATACACTAAATCAAAATTTAATCGATGATATTACAAACAAATTTAGTGATCAAGCATCACTATTAACTTCTATCGAAAATAAAATTAGCAACTATACGATTGTTGATGATTTATATAAAAAACACATCTCCCTAACTCAAAACTTACTCCAATATCTTACTAGCAAGTTCAATGATCAAACTTCTATTTTAACTTCTATTGAAGATGAAATTAATAACCCTAAATTTATTAATGATTTATCACAAAAGCACATTACCTTAAATCAAGATTTAATCGATTATATTAATACTAAATTTAATGATCAAATCCCTATTTTAACTTCTATTAAAGATGAAGTAAGCAATAATGAAAGTTGTATTAAAATTCAAAATACTCTAGATTCTCTTTCAAATAATTTAGAAAGTCAAAGCTCAATTTTAGATTCCATAAAAAATAAAGTTAATAATAATGAAGCTTATAGTATTGCTGAAGATTTGCTTAATAAAATTGTAAATACCTTAACTGACCAAGAATCTTCTTTAACTTATATTAAAGATAAAGTAAACAGTGATGAAGAATTTACTAATATTAAAACTATTTTAGGCTCTTTTTCAAATAATTTAGAAAATCAGAGCTCAATTTTAGATTGTATAAAAGATAAAGTTAATAATAACATTCCTGAGTCTCTTTCCGAAAAGTTGGACACTCAAAATTTGAAATTAGATTCTTATAATGATTCATTTAATGATATAACAAAAATTTTTTCTGATAAATTAAATAGCATAGATAATAAAATGGATTCTATTGATAATAACTTAATAGATTTTAAAAAAGACAATACTAACAATTTCGATTCCTATATATCCCCTGTAAGTAATGATATATCAGAATTAAAAAATGCTATATCTCCTTTAACTGAAAATATAAACATGTTGAAAAGTAACATTGATACCTTAACCAATGCAATTAATTCTAAAAATAATACTATTGATGAAAATGATAAAATTAATTCCACTAACTTTAACTCCATAAATTCTCAATTATCAGAGCTATCTACAAATTTAAAAACATTAACAGAAACTATTAACTCAATTGCAAATGAACTTTTAAATTAA
- a CDS encoding flavin monoamine oxidase family protein produces MNSYKNTDSPYQIDNPSESERYTMLEYILKIQNRSDDLNNIIDLMSPPKDITNICKAGCAKNIKVAVIGAGEAGLAAAFELRKIGCNIVLFEASQRIGGRVYTHYFDRNRKYYGELGPMSIPISHETTWHYINLFKLETSPFVDYNYNSLFYVKDERAVNDASGISAKNNIYPKFNLSKIEGKKSWRELHERICKKYLSSFSAELRKELIQVKPEYSKNIKEIDKLNYRNAYENVDLSQDSISMLGYLDGKEQFFSLSLIEMLQKYYTADFEYNYRITDGMINLPQSLYEALCDKSEEGYKDINKEQLGKVEIKMGFPVSGIYDSSSKDKVILKYMDCRDNKETSEEFDYVICAIPFSSLRRIQIEPLFTNRKMQAISEMNYEIAHKIYLYLKNRFWEMGNASTKIVGGSSHTDLPLVSIYYPSDHAKAVANKYGKWILKHGASYKEAGALLAGYSWGQDAVRLGNENPELLLDDVMRYVERVHGLSLHYLDDKLIDYKSLIWSDVQYIWTGGALSKPGDKTLFSYNVTVPEMEDKVFFAGEHISQKHVSQQGALQSGMIAANEIAKRINDNAVNIKRS; encoded by the coding sequence ATGAATTCTTATAAGAATACAGATTCTCCATATCAAATAGATAATCCTAGTGAGTCTGAAAGATATACGATGCTTGAATATATACTCAAGATACAGAATAGATCAGATGATTTAAATAATATAATTGATTTAATGAGTCCGCCAAAAGATATAACTAATATTTGTAAAGCTGGATGCGCAAAAAATATAAAAGTAGCTGTAATTGGTGCTGGAGAAGCTGGCTTAGCTGCTGCTTTTGAACTTAGAAAGATAGGCTGTAACATTGTTTTATTTGAAGCAAGTCAGCGAATAGGAGGCAGGGTATATACTCATTATTTTGATAGAAATAGAAAGTATTATGGCGAGTTAGGACCAATGAGTATACCAATATCTCATGAAACTACCTGGCATTATATAAATCTTTTTAAACTTGAGACAAGTCCTTTCGTGGATTATAATTATAATTCTTTATTTTATGTTAAAGATGAGCGTGCGGTTAATGATGCTAGTGGTATAAGTGCCAAAAATAATATATATCCTAAATTTAATTTAAGTAAAATTGAAGGTAAAAAATCATGGCGTGAACTTCATGAAAGAATATGTAAAAAATATTTAAGCTCTTTTTCAGCAGAACTAAGAAAGGAATTGATTCAAGTTAAACCTGAATATTCAAAGAATATAAAAGAAATAGATAAATTAAATTATAGAAATGCATATGAGAATGTAGATCTTAGTCAAGATTCCATATCAATGCTTGGATATTTAGATGGCAAAGAACAATTTTTTAGTTTAAGTCTTATAGAAATGCTTCAAAAGTACTATACAGCAGATTTTGAATATAACTATCGTATTACCGATGGAATGATTAATTTGCCTCAGTCATTATATGAAGCACTTTGTGATAAAAGCGAAGAGGGTTATAAAGATATTAATAAAGAACAATTAGGGAAAGTAGAAATAAAAATGGGTTTCCCTGTTAGTGGAATATATGATTCTTCTTCAAAAGATAAAGTTATTCTTAAATACATGGATTGTAGGGATAATAAAGAAACATCCGAAGAGTTTGACTATGTAATATGTGCAATACCATTTTCAAGTTTAAGGAGAATTCAAATAGAACCTCTTTTCACAAATAGAAAAATGCAGGCTATAAGTGAAATGAATTATGAAATAGCACACAAGATATACTTATATCTTAAAAATAGATTTTGGGAAATGGGAAATGCATCAACAAAGATAGTAGGAGGAAGTTCGCATACAGATCTTCCTCTAGTTTCAATTTACTATCCTTCAGATCATGCAAAAGCTGTAGCTAATAAATATGGCAAGTGGATATTAAAACATGGAGCAAGCTATAAAGAGGCTGGTGCATTATTAGCAGGTTATAGCTGGGGGCAGGATGCAGTAAGGCTTGGAAATGAGAATCCAGAATTGTTACTTGATGATGTTATGAGATATGTAGAAAGAGTTCATGGTTTATCTCTTCATTATCTTGATGATAAATTAATTGATTATAAGTCATTAATTTGGTCTGATGTACAATATATATGGACTGGAGGGGCATTATCAAAACCGGGAGATAAAACACTTTTCTCATATAATGTAACAGTTCCAGAGATGGAAGATAAAGTGTTTTTTGCAGGAGAGCATATATCACAAAAGCATGTATCTCAGCAAGGAGCTCTTCAAAGTGGTATGATTGCTGCAAATGAAATAGCAAAAAGGATAAATGATAATGCGGTAAATATAAAAAGAAGTTAA
- a CDS encoding glycerophosphodiester phosphodiesterase family protein, with protein sequence MKILNIAHRGYSGKFDENTMIAFRKAIEYKADGIETDVQLSKDGIPVIIHDETLDRTTDGHGFVKDYTLKELKEFRTKSVPRVQALKGEAIEGLQLIKEINSSKLGEYTLDEVEYFKNNNGEEIPTLRDLLELFSASDLKILNLELKNSISEYDELEEKVISMIDEYNLRDRVIISTFNHMSLVKIRELEKQEIEYMANQVETLKDSNSANYKNTNTKLKNDKTKPKSKIILGALTDSTLANVPKYLNDIDVECYHPCFYSILNKSYMKEIKNAGIKVNPYTVNEIEYMKMVIEAGADSIITNEVEKLNDVIKSFPNIDKQLGI encoded by the coding sequence ATGAAGATACTAAATATTGCTCATAGAGGATATAGTGGAAAGTTTGATGAAAATACTATGATTGCCTTTAGAAAAGCGATTGAGTATAAAGCAGATGGCATAGAGACAGATGTTCAGCTATCGAAAGATGGAATTCCAGTTATAATTCATGATGAAACTCTAGATAGAACAACTGACGGACATGGTTTTGTTAAAGATTATACATTAAAAGAATTAAAAGAGTTTAGAACAAAGAGTGTACCAAGGGTTCAAGCTTTAAAAGGTGAAGCAATTGAGGGATTACAACTTATAAAAGAAATTAATAGTTCTAAACTGGGAGAATACACTTTAGATGAAGTTGAATATTTTAAAAATAATAATGGTGAAGAAATACCAACTTTGAGGGATTTGTTAGAACTTTTTTCAGCTTCTGATTTGAAAATATTAAATCTAGAACTTAAAAATAGTATATCTGAATATGATGAACTTGAAGAAAAGGTTATAAGTATGATTGATGAATATAACTTAAGGGATAGAGTTATAATTTCAACATTTAATCATATGAGCTTAGTTAAGATAAGAGAGCTTGAAAAGCAAGAGATTGAATATATGGCTAATCAAGTAGAAACTTTAAAAGATAGCAATAGTGCTAATTATAAAAACACAAATACTAAATTAAAGAATGATAAAACTAAGCCTAAAAGTAAAATAATTTTAGGTGCATTAACAGATTCGACGTTGGCTAACGTACCTAAATATTTAAATGATATTGATGTTGAATGTTATCATCCATGTTTTTATAGTATTTTAAATAAATCATATATGAAAGAAATAAAGAATGCAGGAATTAAAGTTAATCCTTATACAGTTAATGAGATTGAGTATATGAAGATGGTTATAGAAGCTGGTGCTGATAGTATAATTACAAATGAAGTTGAAAAATTAAATGATGTAATTAAGTCATTTCCCAATATAGATAAACAACTTGGGATTTAG
- a CDS encoding N-acetylmuramoyl-L-alanine amidase family protein, producing the protein MNKNIKKLISFTIIFTAFSIFTPSTINILEQSAYAYSEYEINALSISSGYSIIPIYDSITYNKDYKIKNGDKIPSIIYSKISSDKASFKLNTLETNAVDIRAFSGNEKLNDIYGEITIPEGESKSIYIRLYNSKNASDNDYDSEYELIVERESSNSTDNDLDNESEDDTITLKDYDDIYLDNLILFDNNDNKIDFTFDKTNPISNINIDKSISCITVKAIPEEQVYNLLINDKHIKTSGNDKDKRLISLDEGKNIIKIRIVDSFNHKRREYFLVVTRGQDNSETYNNNNNNNNANTNLENAQGNYIKTNGNWQYKKADGTIAVGWTFINNEWYYFDSTGAMKTGWLKDTSGKWYYLKESGAMAKNTVIDGYTIVSDGSAINK; encoded by the coding sequence ATGAACAAAAATATAAAAAAGTTAATTTCATTTACAATTATCTTTACTGCCTTTTCTATATTCACACCATCAACTATAAATATATTAGAACAAAGTGCTTATGCATATTCTGAGTATGAAATAAATGCTTTATCCATATCATCTGGTTATTCTATAATACCAATTTATGATAGCATAACTTATAATAAAGATTATAAAATAAAAAACGGCGACAAAATTCCATCAATTATTTATTCAAAAATTTCTTCTGATAAAGCTAGCTTCAAACTAAATACACTCGAAACTAACGCAGTGGATATAAGAGCATTTTCAGGAAATGAAAAATTAAATGATATTTATGGTGAAATAACCATCCCAGAAGGAGAAAGTAAATCAATTTATATAAGACTCTATAATTCTAAAAACGCTTCGGATAATGATTATGATTCAGAGTACGAACTTATCGTAGAAAGAGAATCTAGTAACAGTACGGATAATGATCTTGATAATGAATCAGAAGATGATACTATAACCTTAAAAGACTATGATGATATTTATTTAGATAATTTAATTTTATTTGATAATAATGATAATAAAATTGATTTTACTTTTGATAAAACAAATCCTATTTCCAACATAAATATTGATAAAAGCATCTCGTGTATTACAGTTAAAGCCATTCCAGAAGAACAAGTTTATAATTTACTTATTAATGATAAACACATAAAGACTAGTGGTAATGATAAAGATAAGCGACTAATATCTTTAGATGAAGGTAAAAATATTATAAAAATTAGAATTGTAGATTCTTTTAATCATAAACGAAGAGAATATTTTTTAGTTGTAACAAGAGGACAAGATAACTCAGAAACCTATAATAATAATAATAATAATAATAATGCAAATACCAATTTAGAAAATGCACAAGGAAATTATATAAAAACAAATGGTAATTGGCAGTATAAAAAAGCTGATGGTACTATAGCTGTAGGATGGACATTTATAAATAATGAATGGTATTACTTCGATTCAACAGGAGCAATGAAAACTGGCTGGTTAAAAGATACTTCTGGAAAATGGTATTATCTAAAAGAATCAGGAGCTATGGCAAAAAATACTGTAATTGATGGCTATACAATAGTTTCTGACGGCTCAGCAATTAACAAGTAA